A genomic segment from Aegilops tauschii subsp. strangulata cultivar AL8/78 chromosome 1, Aet v6.0, whole genome shotgun sequence encodes:
- the LOC109765646 gene encoding 12-oxophytodienoate reductase 1, translating into MEPIPLLTPYKMGQFDLAHRVVLAPLTRRRSYANMPQPHAAVYYSQRATAGGLLIAEATVVSNTGRGYTDTPGIWTAEHVEAWKPIVAAVHAKGALFFCQIWHVGRVSTFELQPGGAAPLSSTEKGVGPQMSFDGRLEEFSPPRRLTVEEIPALVDDFRKAARNAIDAGFDGVEIHGANGYIIEQFLKDSANDRTDEYGGSLENRCRFALEVVDAVVKEVGGHRVGIRLSPFADYMDCHDSDPHSLALYMSTKLNDHDILYIHMIEPRMAIVDGRRVVPKRLLPYREAFKGTFVANGGYDREEGGKVVAEGYTDLVAFGRLFLANPDLPNRFEVGADLNKYDRMTFYTPDPVIGYTDYPFLE; encoded by the exons ATGGAGCCCATCCCTCTCCTGACGCCGTACAAGATGGGCCAGTTCGACCTCGCCCACAG GGTGGTTCTGGCGCCGCTGACGAGGCGGCGCTCCTATGCCAACATGCCGCAGCCGCACGCCGCCGTGTACTACTCCCAGCGCGCCACCGCCGGCGGCCTGCTCATCGCAGAGGCCACAGTGGTCTCCAACACGGGACGGGGCTACACCGACACCCCAGGGATCTGGACGGCGGAGCACGTCGAGGCGTGGAAGCCCATTGTCGCCGCCGTGCATGCCAAGGGCGCGCTCTTCTTCTGCCAGATCTGGCACGTCGGCCGCGTGTCCACCTTCGAGCTGCAGCCCGGCGGCGCCGCGCCGCTGTCGAGCACGGAGAAGGGGGTCGGCCCGCAGATGAGCTTCGACGGCCGGCTAGAGGAGTTCTCGCCACCGAGGAGGCTGACGGTGGAAGAGATACCTGCCCTCGTTGACGACTTCAGGAAGGCCGCCAGGAACGCCATCGACGCCG GTTTTGACGGCGTGGAGATCCACGGTGCAAACGGATACATCATTGAGCAGTTTCTCAAGGATAGTGCCAATGACCGCACCGACGAGTATGGTGGCAGTCTTGAGAACCGGTGTCGCTTCGCTCTTGAGGTGGTCGATGCTGTTGTGAAGGAGGTCGGTGGTCACCGTGTGGGAATCCGCCTATCACCTTTTGCCGACTACATGGACTGCCACGACTCTGACCCCCACTCTCTTGCACTCTACATGTCTACAAAGCTCAACGACCACGACATCCTCTACATCCACATGATCGAGCCGAGGATGGCCATTGTGGATGGCCGGCGAGTGGTGCCGAAGCGGTTGCTTCCGTACAGAGAGGCGTTCAAAGGTACCTTCGTCGCCAATGGTGGGTACGACCGTGAGGAAGGGGGCAAGGTGGTCGCCGAGGGGTACACAGACCTAGTGGCCTTTGGGAGACTATTCCTAGCGAACCCAGACTTGCCAAATCGATTTGAGGTTGGTGCGGATCTAAACAAGTATGATAGGATGACCTTCTACACCCCTGACCCTGTCATTGGCTATACCGACTACCCCTTCCTCGAATGA